The sequence GACTCTTGTCACACCATATTTTGAGAAAGGCAACCTGTGATTTTTTTCCCAATTCACACCCTTCACATTTAAGATCAACTTCGGTAACTATAGGCAAATCTTTGACTAGTTGGGTGGTATACATGTGTTTTAGTTTTCGGCTGTTGAAATGACCGAATCTTTTATGCCATTTCATACTATTATCTTCCACAACATGATAAGAACTTTCATCCACAAACTCGAGCTTTAAGTAGAAACTATCATCTACCATATCAAGATTTGCTAATATTGAACCGGTAATGTCAGAGATGCAACAACGAGAATTCTTAAAATTCACACCGTAGCCATTTTGATCATTTTTGTAACACTTAACAAGTTTTGATCAAGGTCACGAATATATAAGACATCAGAAATATATTTAGTACCTTGCTTTGTTTCAAACGCAATGGTGCTTCTCCCTTTTGCTTGAACAATTCTTCCATCACCGAGCTTCACTTTAGTATTGATTTTAGTATCAAGATTACAAAAGTATGACAGCTCTGGAGTCATATGGCTAGTGCACCCACTATCAAGAAGCCATGTAAGTCTTCTTAAACTTTTATCGACATGTGAGACCATGAACAAGTGTTCATTTGCTTCCTGATTTTCCTCAGTGACATTTTCCAACTAAAGTTCCTTTGTTTGATCTTGATTTTTCTTTGCTCTACAATATCTCTCAATATGACCAAACTTTTTGCAAAAATTGAACTTAAATTATGGTTTATCTTCGAACCAACAATCAACTTCATGATGATTTTTATTTTGACAAACTTTACATGGAGGGAAAGTACCTTTCTTTAATGTTGAAGAGGAGCTTCGTGAATTTGAACTTTTATTTCCTTTATAATTTCCTCTCTTATATGTGTTTTGTCTTGAATTTCCAGCCTTGTTATTTTTGAAAAAAACTGGAAAAGCACCTTCAACATTTTCTTCGGATCTTATAGAGACCCTTTGTTCTTGTGCTTGAAGCTTGCTTGTTAGTTCAGAAACTGTAAGCATGCTAACATCACAAGATTCTTCCATTGCGGAAATTTTGGCTTCAAACTTTTGAGGAACACTTATCATTATCTTCTCCACCACTTTCTGGTCTGAAATCTTATCACCATGAAGTCTAATTTGATTAACAACATCCATTATTCGCGATGAATAATCTTTCACGAGTTCATCATCGTTCATTTTCAACAATTCAAACTCTCGTCTGAGAGTCAATAATCTGACAGCTTTTACTCTATTAGAACCTTCGTAGGTATCTTGGATTTTATCCCACACAGCTTTCGGTGTGTCCAAGTCCATTATTGAGGTGAAAATTTGATCAGCAAGTCCTGAATGTAAACAGGTAAGTGCCTTATCTTTCTTCAGCAACTCATCTTCATAATTTCTTAGTTGAGCAACAGTTGGGTTTGCTCTGAGTGCTGGAGGATCTTCATCAGTCTCTACAACCTTCCATAAACCTTGAGACTTCAAATATGTCTTCATCTTCACTACCCAAATATGATAGTGCAATTCATTAAATAATGGAATTGCTTAAGCAGTTGAACTAGATGCCATGTCtagtctaatattttttttttttatcgtgaATAAAACAGCCCTTTAAGAAgagagctctgataccactgtaAATGTTCAAGAATAGAATAGAATTCTACACTTGAAAGATTAaaatagcaagactttgttgctaaagATTAAAATAGCATGTCTTTGTTGCTAAGTAGATTGAAATAAATAATGGAAATGTAGAATAGATATAATTTGAAGGTCGGTTATATATTCCAACTCTTAATTACACTCCTATTTATAGGCTTACAAAAAGTGACTTACTTTACCTCTAAGAAATCTTAGGAGGTAAGTATCACGAATACCGATAATTTCTTAACTAGTAAGAAAACTAAAATATCTAAGTATTCTTTATAGATAAGAATACTTAATAACTAAGAATACTTAATAATTAAGAAAACTTAATAGCTAAGAATACTTAATGACTAAGAATACTTAATAGCTAAGAAAACTTAAtagctaagttttcttagtaactaaGTTTACATAACATAAGACAAATGTCTAATAACGATATTAGATACACTAACAAAAATGGTGTTACTTCTACAAACACTCATGTTTCTAAAGGTCATACAAATGACACcgtttattttaagtttcactcaTTAATATTATGTTGAGTTTGAAGATGTTAAACggatgagaaacaaatcaaaaacaAGTTGCTGAAGCTGCTGATCTCGCAAAACGCAAAATTGTGGTCCAAAACACAAAATGTGGCATGGATCGAACTTTTGTGGAAGCTGGGAATCTCGCGTTTGGAAGTAGGTTCTCGCGTTTGGGAAGGCCTCGCGAAACGCGAGGTGAGCTCGCGAAATGCGAGGATGTTCGTGTTCAACAAGTTTTTCTGGTTTTGGAAAGGATTCGTTTATTGCCCTATAAATTGGAACCCTATTCTCATTGTATCTTTATGCACCTACGAAAAATCAATAAGAAAACACTATCTGTTTGGCTGTGGAATAAACTGATCGTTAAATTAAACGATTAGATATAACCGCGTTAAATTCCTTGTTCTTTACGTTTCTTGCTCTTATTTTATCTGTTATCTTTGTGTGTTCTTGTCAATTATCTGTTTGTTGGTCGGTGACTGATAACTGTGGTTATCAGATTCTTGTTAGGGCTTGCTACCAATTCCCCAACATATTATTAGCTTGTATAACCTCTAACACGCTTTTCTCTTAATCGGTTATCAAAATTATGCAGGAAGATAAATTATGTAGGTTACATATTCCATTCGATGATATAACGTTGGCTACAAGACACTTTTCTGAAAAATACAGGACTACCACCCACTATCAAATATTTAAAGGTAAACTAGCCAAGAGACGGAAAACTATAGACGTAAAACACCTCATCTCTGGAGCGACTGAGCAAGCAAAACAAGTGGTGAAGACAGAAACGAGAATGCTTGTTAACTGTAAGCGTAAGAATATAGTCACTCTACTTGGAATTTGTAACGTAAATGAAATTTTTAATTTGCTTGTCATTAAGCATCCTTCTAATGGATTCCTTGACGATCATCTTAGATACATCAAAGACAAGCCTATTACTCTAACTTGGATGAAACGTTTGAAAATTTGCCTTGATGTTGCACGTGGTTTGAAATATCTTCACCATGAGATGGAAGGCCAGAAGATGATCATAAACGGTTCTATAAAGGGAAGCAACATTGGATTGTTCAAGAACTGGGGGGGCGAAGATTGTTTACTTTGGGAACTCAGTGATGTTGTCTCCAAATCAAGATGAATATGCTCTCCATCTCAATAAGATTGAGGAAATAAGTGTATACACTGATCCAGAATATCAGAAGAACCATAAATTGAGAAGAGAAATAGATGTATATAGTTTCGGAGTACTTTTATTTGAAGTTCTTTGTGGGAGGTTAGCCGATGACCCAATTTACGTTGAAGAGAGTGACATGGGGCTAGCTTATGTGGCTCAACGAGGTTTCCATGAGAGAACACTTATGGAAATGATAGATCCTATCATAAAGGAAGGAAGTGGTGACAACATGTTTGCCCCAAGTAGAGGACCAAATCTGATTTCTTtggaaacatttataaaaattgcgtgtGAATGTTTGGCAGAATCTCAAGATCAACGTCCAACAATGAAAGCGGTTGTCGAGGGGCTTGAGAAAGCCTTATTCTTCCAAGTAAGTTAAAGCTTCAACTACATTTTCTTTTCTGTTGTCTTGTATGTACTTTGGGATTTAGTTGATTATAAGTATCATACTTCTTGAAATTTGATGCGGTTGTAGTTTATAGGAAAACAATACGGATGACCCCAGAATTTCACTTGAAGATATAGCAAAGGCAACACAGAACTTCCATGATGATAATTGCATTGGAAAAGGAGGCTTTGGGAACGTTTATATAGGAAAAGTATCTAAAGTTGATGGATTCGATACCATTGTTGCAAAGCGATTGGATACAAGAGGGGGTCAAGGGGAAAAACAATTTCGGAATGAACTCCAAATTCTTTTCAATTACAAGCATGAAAATATCATCCGTCTTCTTGGCTATTGTGATGAAAAAGGTGCAAAAGTCATTGTTTATGAGTATGCATCGAGAGGAAGCCTTGATAGGTACTTGAATGATACTCATCTTACATGGATGAAACGGCTTAACATATGCCTTGATGTTGCAACTGCATTGGATTTCCTTCATGGAGGAGTTACAACACAGTCAACAGTGATACATAGAGACATCAAAACGGAAAATGTTCTATTAAATGATGAGTGGAAGGCAAAACTTGCTGATTACGGACTTTCCTTGATAAGTGTAATAAATAAGGAAACAGATTATATCATCGATCATGCATGCGGCACAGAGGGATACGTGGACCCACTTTACCGAAAATCTGGTTTCTTAACCATGGAATCAGATATATATTCATTCGGTGTTGTTTTATTTGAGATCTTGTGTGGAAGATCAACGTTTTGGTTCCGCAAACATGAAGGTCAGTTTCTTCCTAGTTTTATTAAACAGAGATTCGAAGAAGGAAAACACAATGAGGTCGTATTTGAGGCTATAAGGGCACAGATTGTACTGAAAGCATTGAGTTCATTTCAAACAATCGCCGACCGGTGCTTAAATGATGATAGAGAAAATCGACCAACAGCTAAAGAAGTTATGGAACAACTTAAGAAGACATTGGAACTCCAAGTAAGTTAATCTTAGTTTTACAATGGCAACGttttttaaaatgaatgtataTTTACCAAAACTgattatagttatatatacatttttatttttgaTTGTTTAATTGATGCGTAGGAGAATGAATCGAGTGTAGGAACCTCGTTAAACCTGAAATGATACTTTCGATACCAAAAGCACAATTGCATATCCAGGTATGTCTTTTAACTCCCAGGAATTGATTTTGTTTCCGTAACAAATTTCATGAATATTACCCGTTTTTGTATTCTTGATCCAAAAAAGAGCTATTTTTTTTATATCTTTGATAAACTATTTTTAATTATATCATTGTGGTTTtaggaaaaaaataataataatttgatcccGGATCCCAGCTCTCAGAACAGTAGGAGTTTGATATTTAAATGGAAATCGTGTTTCAATTGCTATATGTTGTACCTTTTTCATTAGTACTGTTTGATAGAATTGTAATCTGCTCATGAGAAGCTttgtttttcttattattatttttatttttattgtcaatcaaatattcaatttactaAAGCTAAATTAATAGATTATTTAAATTTCACCTCTTAAATGTGGAAGTACTTGTTAGAAATAGATGAATAGTTACTAGGCTCGGGATCGATCTCATGGTTTACGTCATCTCCCAAGGATCAAGATGGAGATAACAGCTCGTGTACCACAAGGAACAAGCAACGACTGCTTATCAAAATTACTATCAAACGGCTTCTTACCATAGTTACCAATAGGACCTTCCATGTATAGATCAAACTATATGGATATAAATCGTAACCAAATAAAAACATATTGAATCAATCCAACGTTAATCAAAACCGACCAGTACAATGTATTAAAACTGATCAATTCCTTTCCATATCCAGAGATTAAAACGTGATTGAATGTCTAGTGTTTCATTTGAAGTGTGGCTTAATGAAACTCAAATGTCATTTTCTGATACAGATTAATTATGTGTTATATGATACTCGAGCTTCAGGAAAGTGGATGATCGATGGAGAAGGTTACTATcctggcaattgagacccatactCTCAAATTTGGGTCGAATGAGTTAAGCTGtcgggtcaattgggtcttgaaaATAATTAGGCCTATTATTAATAAAACCAAAATTTAAAAAAAGTTCAATGAGTTTTTTCTTTAACCTATTGGgtcttatacaaaatataaaagaacgggtcaaatgggtatcaCATCCTGAAGTTCCATAAATAGAGACAGGTCTAATGGGTATTGTGAATGGATCAAATGGGTCGAGCATGACAAAATTCATCCGTCAATAGTTATATCAACTATTCATCCGTTAATATGTATATCAATTATTATGTATAATATCAACTCAACTAAAGCAGAGTTGACCGTATCACTATCGAGGACAGAAGGGACCTCATTCAAATCAGTGGCCGGTGGATCAACACTTACGGAATTAAGCCCGACGTTCAAATGTCGCTTCACATTTTGTGTAACCTGTTATAGAAACCCCTTCGTTACTGGTAAACCTATGATTAGAAGGGAACAATCTATCTAACAAACGATCACCTTTAGCAATTACATCACCCTCACACACCGCCCGATTATAATTTGCCAAAACTGTAGGTGGGAACTCATCATCAAAACATGACAATAATCATTTGGACTTTTGGAGTAACTTCGCTT comes from Rutidosis leptorrhynchoides isolate AG116_Rl617_1_P2 chromosome 4, CSIRO_AGI_Rlap_v1, whole genome shotgun sequence and encodes:
- the LOC139842203 gene encoding uncharacterized protein gives rise to the protein MKTYLKSQGLWKVVETDEDPPALRANPTVAQLRNYEDELLKKDKALTCLHSGLADQIFTSIMDLDTPKAVWDKIQDTYEGSNRVKAVRLLTLRREFELLKMNDDELVKDYSSRIMDVVNQIRLHGDKISDQKVVEKIMISVPQKFEAKISAMEESCDVSMLTVSELTSKLQAQEQRVSIRSEENVEGAFPVFFKNNKAGNSRQNTYKRGNYKGNKSSNSRSSSSTLKKGTFPPCKVCQNKNHHEVDCWFEDKP
- the LOC139842204 gene encoding putative receptor-like protein kinase At5g39000, with protein sequence MGLAYVAQRGFHERTLMEMIDPIIKEGSGDNMFAPSRGPNLISLETFIKIACECLAESQDQRPTMKAVVEGLEKALFFQENNTDDPRISLEDIAKATQNFHDDNCIGKGGFGNVYIGKVSKVDGFDTIVAKRLDTRGGQGEKQFRNELQILFNYKHENIIRLLGYCDEKGAKVIVYEYASRGSLDRYLNDTHLTWMKRLNICLDVATALDFLHGGVTTQSTVIHRDIKTENVLLNDEWKAKLADYGLSLISVINKETDYIIDHACGTEGYVDPLYRKSGFLTMESDIYSFGVVLFEILCGRSTFWFRKHEGQFLPSFIKQRFEEGKHNEVVFEAIRAQIVLKALSSFQTIADRCLNDDRENRPTAKEVMEQLKKTLELQENESSVGTSLNLK